The following are encoded together in the Glycine soja cultivar W05 chromosome 5, ASM419377v2, whole genome shotgun sequence genome:
- the LOC114412642 gene encoding small RNA 2'-O-methyltransferase-like isoform X2 gives METREHVVAPKKPTLTPKAIIHQNFGNRACYVVEEVKELPQTECPGLSIPQMGPCLYRCTLQLPELSVVSGTFKKKKDAEQSAAEIAIEKLGICTEAIDPTPQEAQESLVSRIAYIFSEKFVVCDHPLSGHIRATLLRKGDLCGSIPISVIAFYDAKLFSLCKCINPEVESNPFLVISYIMNATANLHQFLATSERHLWIRRLSPYPQDIIESLMKENGSQECIQVTAVHIPSSVEQSIEAVTLHISSREYYLDIIAYELGFEDASNVLISRNLGKASSETRLFFTASKSYLLDLSSKFPNGKETLYLKGSLNVRASYFAGQDITGDAILASIGYTRKSRDLFYEDVTVRLYYRMLLGKTPGGIYKLSREAMLASELPSRFTSRANWRGSLPRDILCMFCRQHRLSEPLFSFHPIKTTSGLSGSCLKVAESDENVIECVNGVSVTSPKHSDSELFKCEIKLLSRCGDLILSCSPKDCYKKQNDAIQNASLKVLSWLNMCFRSMILPFEQLYETADNFNIQIYFKNIIRDILAGQSTHNGQLNGIQCNNLVESIYMNSSCDMLGNIVHSLKIEGPYSGVCPSNGSLPCIRYSVSLAVEGENLKEVIEVCDEFEFEVGIGAVVSYVEDVVMQMSVGQCAYFSSNLLTTELIFASAGDSVKMLASLSSNCCMEYEISLIRVAEPPEERMEQALFSPPLSKQRVEFAVQQILESHATTLIDFGCGSGSLLEALLNYPTSLKKMAGVDISQKGLSRAAKVLNSKLVTNSDAGGQLTSIKSVILYEGSITNFGSQLHGFDIGTCLEVIEHMDEDQACLFGDVALSSFRPRILIVSTPNFEYNVVLQKSNPPTQEQEESDEKTLLQSCKFRNHDHKFEWTREQFTQWACDLAARHNYNVEFSGVGGSADVEPGYASQIAVFKRDWKLEDDVLKHADEHHYSIIWEWNSKKE, from the exons ATGGAAACAAGAGAACATGTTGTTGCACCAAAAAAACCAACCCTTACACCTAAGGCTATAATACACCAAAATTTTGGCAATAGGGCTTGCTATGTGGTGGAGGAAGTGAAGGAGCTTCCTCAAACTGAATGTCCAGGATTGAGTATTCCACAAATGGGTCCTTGCCTTTATCGTTGCACATTGCAGCTTCCAGAACTTTCTGTTGTTTCAGGGACctttaagaaaaagaaggatgcAGAGCAATCTGCAGCAGAGATTGCTATAGAGAAG CTTGGCATTTGTACAGAGGCCATTGATCCCACTCCACAGGAAGCACAAGAAAGTTTAGTATCTCGAATTGCCTACATATTTTCTGAAAAG TTTGTTGTATGTGATCATCCACTCAGTGGTCACATTCGAGCAACTTTGTTGAGGAAAGGTGATCTTTGTGGTTCCATTCCTATTTCTGTCATTGCTTTCTATGATGCAAAGCTTTTCAGCTTGTGTAAATGTATTAATCCTGAGGTGGAGTCAAACCcatttttagttatttcatACATAATGAATGCCACTGCAAACTTACACCAGTTTCTTGCTACTTCTGAACGACATCTCTGGATTAGAAGGCTGAGTCCATATCCACAAGATATTATAGAGTCATTGATGAAAGAAAATGGTTCTCAAGAATGCATTCAGGTTACTGCCGTACACATTCCTAGTTCAGTGGAACAATCTATTGAAGCAGTGACTCTTCATATTTCTTCAAGAGAATATTACCTTGATATCATTGCATATGAACTTGGTTTTGAAGATGCCTCCAATGTTCTGATTTCAAG GAATTTGGGAAAAGCTTCTTCTGAGACAAGGCTGTTCTTTACTGCTTCAAAATCATATCTACTGGATCTATCTTCTAAATTTCCAAATGGAAAAGAAACCCTTTATTTAAAGGGATCTCTGAATGTAAGGGCAAGTTACTTCGCGGGGCAAGATATAACTGGTGATGCAATATTAGCATCCATTGGATATACACGGAAATCTAGAGATCTTTTCTATGAGGATGTTACGGTTCGGTTATATTACAG GATGCTTCTAGGGAAGACCCCAGGTGGGATTTATAAATTGTCTAGAGAGGCAATGCTCGCATCTGAGTTGCCATCAAGATTCACCTCAAGAGCAAACTGGAGGGGTTCTCTTCCCAGGGATATACTTTGTATGTTTTGCCGCCAGCACCGTCTGTCTGAACCTCTCTTTTCATTTCATCCTATCAAAACAACATCTGGATTATCAGGATCATGTTTGAAGGTTGCAGAATCTGATGAGAATGTGATTGAATGTGTCAATGGGGTCTCTGTAACAAGTCCAAAGCATTCAGATTCTGAGTTGTTTAaatgtgaaataaaattactttctaGGTGTGGAGATTTAATACTTTCGTGTTCCCCAAAGGATTGTTATAAGAAGCAGAATGATGCTATTCAGAATGCTTCATTGAAAGTTCTATCATGGCTGAACATGTGTTTTAGGAGTATGATTCTCCCTTTTGAGCAGCTTTATGAGACTGCAGACAACTTTAATATTCAGATCTATTTCAAAAACATTATCAGAGATATTTTAGCAGGCCAATCAACTCACAATGGTCAGCTTAATGGAATTCAATGCAATAATTTAGTTGAATCAATCTATATGAATTCTTCATGTGACATGCTGGGAAATATAGTGCACTCGTTAAAGATTGAAGGTCCATATTCTGGTGTCTGTCCATCCAATGGATCTTTACCTTGTATAAGGTATTCAGTTTCTTTGGCTGTAGAGGGTGAGAATCTGAAAGAAGTTATTGAAGTTTGTGATGAGTTTGAGTTTGAAGTGGGAATTGGTGCTGTGGTTTCCTATGTTGAAGATGTTGTGATGCAGATGTCTGTTGGTCAGTGCGCTTATTTCTCTTCAAACTTACTTACTACTGAGTTGATTTTTGCTTCAGCTGGTGATTCAGTCAAAATGCTGGCCTCGTTATCTTCTA ACTGTTGTATGGAATATGAAATAAGTTTGATCAGGGTTGCTGAACCTCCTGAGGAAAGAATGGAGCAGGCTCTTTTTAGCCCTCCACTTTCAAAGCAACGAGTGGAATTTGCAGTGCAACAAATTCTAGAATCCCATGCTACTACGTTg ATTGATTTTGGATGTGGTTCTGGAAGCTTGTTGGAAGCATTGTTAAATTATCCAACGTCTTTAAAGAAAATGGCTGGTGTTGATATTTCACAGAAGGGTCTTAGCCGTGCTGCAAAG GTACTTAATTCAAAACTAGTCACAAATTCAGATGCTGGTGGGCAATTGACAAGCATCAAATCAGTAATTCTTTATGAAGGTTCGATTACAAATTTTGGCTCTCAATTGCATGGATTTGATATCGGCACTTGTTTAGAG GTGATTGAACATATGGATGAAGATCAAGCTTGTCTATTTGGGGATGTGGCATTAAGTTCTTTTCGTCCAAGGATTCTCATTGTTTCAACGCCAAATTTTGAATACAATGTAGTACTCCAGAAGTCGAATCCTCCAACCCAAGAACAAGAGGAATCAGACGAGAAAACCCTCTTACAGTCATGTAAATTTCGTAATCATGATCACAAATTTGAGTGGACAAGAGAGCAGTTCACCCAATGGGCATGCGACTTGGCTGCTCGGCACAATTACAATGTGGAGTTTAGTGGGGTTGGTGGTTCTGCTGATGTTGAACCCGGCTATGCTTCACAGATTGCCGTGTTTAAAAGGGATTGGAAACTTGAAGATGATGTACTGAAGCATGCTGATGAACACCATTATAGTATAATATGGGAATGGAAtagtaaaaaagaataa
- the LOC114412642 gene encoding small RNA 2'-O-methyltransferase-like isoform X3 gives METREHVVAPKKPTLTPKAIIHQNFGNRACYVVEEVKELPQTECPGLSIPQMGPCLYRCTLQLPELSVVSGTFKKKKDAEQSAAEIAIEKLGICTEAIDPTPQEAQESLVSRIAYIFSEKFVVCDHPLSGHIRATLLRKGDLCGSIPISVIAFYDAKLFSLCKCINPEVESNPFLVISYIMNATANLHQFLATSERHLWIRRLSPYPQDIIESLMKENGSQECIQVTAVHIPSSVEQSIEAVTLHISSREYYLDIIAYELGFEDASNVLISRNLGKASSETRLFFTASKSYLLDLSSKFPNGKETLYLKGSLNVRASYFAGQDITGDAILASIGYTRKSRDLFYEDVTVRLYYRMLLGKTPGGIYKLSREAMLASELPSRFTSRANWRGSLPRDILCMFCRQHRLSEPLFSFHPIKTTSGLSGSCLKVAESDENVIECVNGVSVTSPKHSDSELFKCEIKLLSRCGDLILSCSPKDCYKKQNDAIQNASLKVLSWLNMCFRSMILPFEQLYETADNFNIQIYFKNIIRDILAGQSTHNGQLNGIQCNNLVESIYMNSSCDMLGNIVHSLKIEGPYSGVCPSNGSLPCIRYSVSLAVEGENLKEVIEVCDEFEFEVGIGAVVSYVEDVVMQMSVGQCAYFSSNLLTTELIFASAGDSVKMLASLSSKDCCMEYEISLIRVAEPPEERMEQALFSPPLSKQRVEFAVQQILESHATTLIDFGCGSGSLLEALLNYPTSLKKMAGVDISQKGLSRAAKVASYIHFHITVFIFVFLEYSGCMLSCTIPSLIQFFKTYNVGVVLSEQDRS, from the exons ATGGAAACAAGAGAACATGTTGTTGCACCAAAAAAACCAACCCTTACACCTAAGGCTATAATACACCAAAATTTTGGCAATAGGGCTTGCTATGTGGTGGAGGAAGTGAAGGAGCTTCCTCAAACTGAATGTCCAGGATTGAGTATTCCACAAATGGGTCCTTGCCTTTATCGTTGCACATTGCAGCTTCCAGAACTTTCTGTTGTTTCAGGGACctttaagaaaaagaaggatgcAGAGCAATCTGCAGCAGAGATTGCTATAGAGAAG CTTGGCATTTGTACAGAGGCCATTGATCCCACTCCACAGGAAGCACAAGAAAGTTTAGTATCTCGAATTGCCTACATATTTTCTGAAAAG TTTGTTGTATGTGATCATCCACTCAGTGGTCACATTCGAGCAACTTTGTTGAGGAAAGGTGATCTTTGTGGTTCCATTCCTATTTCTGTCATTGCTTTCTATGATGCAAAGCTTTTCAGCTTGTGTAAATGTATTAATCCTGAGGTGGAGTCAAACCcatttttagttatttcatACATAATGAATGCCACTGCAAACTTACACCAGTTTCTTGCTACTTCTGAACGACATCTCTGGATTAGAAGGCTGAGTCCATATCCACAAGATATTATAGAGTCATTGATGAAAGAAAATGGTTCTCAAGAATGCATTCAGGTTACTGCCGTACACATTCCTAGTTCAGTGGAACAATCTATTGAAGCAGTGACTCTTCATATTTCTTCAAGAGAATATTACCTTGATATCATTGCATATGAACTTGGTTTTGAAGATGCCTCCAATGTTCTGATTTCAAG GAATTTGGGAAAAGCTTCTTCTGAGACAAGGCTGTTCTTTACTGCTTCAAAATCATATCTACTGGATCTATCTTCTAAATTTCCAAATGGAAAAGAAACCCTTTATTTAAAGGGATCTCTGAATGTAAGGGCAAGTTACTTCGCGGGGCAAGATATAACTGGTGATGCAATATTAGCATCCATTGGATATACACGGAAATCTAGAGATCTTTTCTATGAGGATGTTACGGTTCGGTTATATTACAG GATGCTTCTAGGGAAGACCCCAGGTGGGATTTATAAATTGTCTAGAGAGGCAATGCTCGCATCTGAGTTGCCATCAAGATTCACCTCAAGAGCAAACTGGAGGGGTTCTCTTCCCAGGGATATACTTTGTATGTTTTGCCGCCAGCACCGTCTGTCTGAACCTCTCTTTTCATTTCATCCTATCAAAACAACATCTGGATTATCAGGATCATGTTTGAAGGTTGCAGAATCTGATGAGAATGTGATTGAATGTGTCAATGGGGTCTCTGTAACAAGTCCAAAGCATTCAGATTCTGAGTTGTTTAaatgtgaaataaaattactttctaGGTGTGGAGATTTAATACTTTCGTGTTCCCCAAAGGATTGTTATAAGAAGCAGAATGATGCTATTCAGAATGCTTCATTGAAAGTTCTATCATGGCTGAACATGTGTTTTAGGAGTATGATTCTCCCTTTTGAGCAGCTTTATGAGACTGCAGACAACTTTAATATTCAGATCTATTTCAAAAACATTATCAGAGATATTTTAGCAGGCCAATCAACTCACAATGGTCAGCTTAATGGAATTCAATGCAATAATTTAGTTGAATCAATCTATATGAATTCTTCATGTGACATGCTGGGAAATATAGTGCACTCGTTAAAGATTGAAGGTCCATATTCTGGTGTCTGTCCATCCAATGGATCTTTACCTTGTATAAGGTATTCAGTTTCTTTGGCTGTAGAGGGTGAGAATCTGAAAGAAGTTATTGAAGTTTGTGATGAGTTTGAGTTTGAAGTGGGAATTGGTGCTGTGGTTTCCTATGTTGAAGATGTTGTGATGCAGATGTCTGTTGGTCAGTGCGCTTATTTCTCTTCAAACTTACTTACTACTGAGTTGATTTTTGCTTCAGCTGGTGATTCAGTCAAAATGCTGGCCTCGTTATCTTCTA aagACTGTTGTATGGAATATGAAATAAGTTTGATCAGGGTTGCTGAACCTCCTGAGGAAAGAATGGAGCAGGCTCTTTTTAGCCCTCCACTTTCAAAGCAACGAGTGGAATTTGCAGTGCAACAAATTCTAGAATCCCATGCTACTACGTTg ATTGATTTTGGATGTGGTTCTGGAAGCTTGTTGGAAGCATTGTTAAATTATCCAACGTCTTTAAAGAAAATGGCTGGTGTTGATATTTCACAGAAGGGTCTTAGCCGTGCTGCAAAGGTTGCATCTTACATTCACTTTCATATAAcagttttcatttttgtttttttagagtACTCAGg GTGTATGCTTAGTTGTACAATACCAAGTTTGAttcagtttttcaaaacatataaTGTTGGGGTAGTCTTGTCAGAACAAGATAGATCTTAA
- the LOC114412642 gene encoding small RNA 2'-O-methyltransferase-like isoform X1, whose translation METREHVVAPKKPTLTPKAIIHQNFGNRACYVVEEVKELPQTECPGLSIPQMGPCLYRCTLQLPELSVVSGTFKKKKDAEQSAAEIAIEKLGICTEAIDPTPQEAQESLVSRIAYIFSEKFVVCDHPLSGHIRATLLRKGDLCGSIPISVIAFYDAKLFSLCKCINPEVESNPFLVISYIMNATANLHQFLATSERHLWIRRLSPYPQDIIESLMKENGSQECIQVTAVHIPSSVEQSIEAVTLHISSREYYLDIIAYELGFEDASNVLISRNLGKASSETRLFFTASKSYLLDLSSKFPNGKETLYLKGSLNVRASYFAGQDITGDAILASIGYTRKSRDLFYEDVTVRLYYRMLLGKTPGGIYKLSREAMLASELPSRFTSRANWRGSLPRDILCMFCRQHRLSEPLFSFHPIKTTSGLSGSCLKVAESDENVIECVNGVSVTSPKHSDSELFKCEIKLLSRCGDLILSCSPKDCYKKQNDAIQNASLKVLSWLNMCFRSMILPFEQLYETADNFNIQIYFKNIIRDILAGQSTHNGQLNGIQCNNLVESIYMNSSCDMLGNIVHSLKIEGPYSGVCPSNGSLPCIRYSVSLAVEGENLKEVIEVCDEFEFEVGIGAVVSYVEDVVMQMSVGQCAYFSSNLLTTELIFASAGDSVKMLASLSSKDCCMEYEISLIRVAEPPEERMEQALFSPPLSKQRVEFAVQQILESHATTLIDFGCGSGSLLEALLNYPTSLKKMAGVDISQKGLSRAAKVLNSKLVTNSDAGGQLTSIKSVILYEGSITNFGSQLHGFDIGTCLEVIEHMDEDQACLFGDVALSSFRPRILIVSTPNFEYNVVLQKSNPPTQEQEESDEKTLLQSCKFRNHDHKFEWTREQFTQWACDLAARHNYNVEFSGVGGSADVEPGYASQIAVFKRDWKLEDDVLKHADEHHYSIIWEWNSKKE comes from the exons ATGGAAACAAGAGAACATGTTGTTGCACCAAAAAAACCAACCCTTACACCTAAGGCTATAATACACCAAAATTTTGGCAATAGGGCTTGCTATGTGGTGGAGGAAGTGAAGGAGCTTCCTCAAACTGAATGTCCAGGATTGAGTATTCCACAAATGGGTCCTTGCCTTTATCGTTGCACATTGCAGCTTCCAGAACTTTCTGTTGTTTCAGGGACctttaagaaaaagaaggatgcAGAGCAATCTGCAGCAGAGATTGCTATAGAGAAG CTTGGCATTTGTACAGAGGCCATTGATCCCACTCCACAGGAAGCACAAGAAAGTTTAGTATCTCGAATTGCCTACATATTTTCTGAAAAG TTTGTTGTATGTGATCATCCACTCAGTGGTCACATTCGAGCAACTTTGTTGAGGAAAGGTGATCTTTGTGGTTCCATTCCTATTTCTGTCATTGCTTTCTATGATGCAAAGCTTTTCAGCTTGTGTAAATGTATTAATCCTGAGGTGGAGTCAAACCcatttttagttatttcatACATAATGAATGCCACTGCAAACTTACACCAGTTTCTTGCTACTTCTGAACGACATCTCTGGATTAGAAGGCTGAGTCCATATCCACAAGATATTATAGAGTCATTGATGAAAGAAAATGGTTCTCAAGAATGCATTCAGGTTACTGCCGTACACATTCCTAGTTCAGTGGAACAATCTATTGAAGCAGTGACTCTTCATATTTCTTCAAGAGAATATTACCTTGATATCATTGCATATGAACTTGGTTTTGAAGATGCCTCCAATGTTCTGATTTCAAG GAATTTGGGAAAAGCTTCTTCTGAGACAAGGCTGTTCTTTACTGCTTCAAAATCATATCTACTGGATCTATCTTCTAAATTTCCAAATGGAAAAGAAACCCTTTATTTAAAGGGATCTCTGAATGTAAGGGCAAGTTACTTCGCGGGGCAAGATATAACTGGTGATGCAATATTAGCATCCATTGGATATACACGGAAATCTAGAGATCTTTTCTATGAGGATGTTACGGTTCGGTTATATTACAG GATGCTTCTAGGGAAGACCCCAGGTGGGATTTATAAATTGTCTAGAGAGGCAATGCTCGCATCTGAGTTGCCATCAAGATTCACCTCAAGAGCAAACTGGAGGGGTTCTCTTCCCAGGGATATACTTTGTATGTTTTGCCGCCAGCACCGTCTGTCTGAACCTCTCTTTTCATTTCATCCTATCAAAACAACATCTGGATTATCAGGATCATGTTTGAAGGTTGCAGAATCTGATGAGAATGTGATTGAATGTGTCAATGGGGTCTCTGTAACAAGTCCAAAGCATTCAGATTCTGAGTTGTTTAaatgtgaaataaaattactttctaGGTGTGGAGATTTAATACTTTCGTGTTCCCCAAAGGATTGTTATAAGAAGCAGAATGATGCTATTCAGAATGCTTCATTGAAAGTTCTATCATGGCTGAACATGTGTTTTAGGAGTATGATTCTCCCTTTTGAGCAGCTTTATGAGACTGCAGACAACTTTAATATTCAGATCTATTTCAAAAACATTATCAGAGATATTTTAGCAGGCCAATCAACTCACAATGGTCAGCTTAATGGAATTCAATGCAATAATTTAGTTGAATCAATCTATATGAATTCTTCATGTGACATGCTGGGAAATATAGTGCACTCGTTAAAGATTGAAGGTCCATATTCTGGTGTCTGTCCATCCAATGGATCTTTACCTTGTATAAGGTATTCAGTTTCTTTGGCTGTAGAGGGTGAGAATCTGAAAGAAGTTATTGAAGTTTGTGATGAGTTTGAGTTTGAAGTGGGAATTGGTGCTGTGGTTTCCTATGTTGAAGATGTTGTGATGCAGATGTCTGTTGGTCAGTGCGCTTATTTCTCTTCAAACTTACTTACTACTGAGTTGATTTTTGCTTCAGCTGGTGATTCAGTCAAAATGCTGGCCTCGTTATCTTCTA aagACTGTTGTATGGAATATGAAATAAGTTTGATCAGGGTTGCTGAACCTCCTGAGGAAAGAATGGAGCAGGCTCTTTTTAGCCCTCCACTTTCAAAGCAACGAGTGGAATTTGCAGTGCAACAAATTCTAGAATCCCATGCTACTACGTTg ATTGATTTTGGATGTGGTTCTGGAAGCTTGTTGGAAGCATTGTTAAATTATCCAACGTCTTTAAAGAAAATGGCTGGTGTTGATATTTCACAGAAGGGTCTTAGCCGTGCTGCAAAG GTACTTAATTCAAAACTAGTCACAAATTCAGATGCTGGTGGGCAATTGACAAGCATCAAATCAGTAATTCTTTATGAAGGTTCGATTACAAATTTTGGCTCTCAATTGCATGGATTTGATATCGGCACTTGTTTAGAG GTGATTGAACATATGGATGAAGATCAAGCTTGTCTATTTGGGGATGTGGCATTAAGTTCTTTTCGTCCAAGGATTCTCATTGTTTCAACGCCAAATTTTGAATACAATGTAGTACTCCAGAAGTCGAATCCTCCAACCCAAGAACAAGAGGAATCAGACGAGAAAACCCTCTTACAGTCATGTAAATTTCGTAATCATGATCACAAATTTGAGTGGACAAGAGAGCAGTTCACCCAATGGGCATGCGACTTGGCTGCTCGGCACAATTACAATGTGGAGTTTAGTGGGGTTGGTGGTTCTGCTGATGTTGAACCCGGCTATGCTTCACAGATTGCCGTGTTTAAAAGGGATTGGAAACTTGAAGATGATGTACTGAAGCATGCTGATGAACACCATTATAGTATAATATGGGAATGGAAtagtaaaaaagaataa